The DNA window TTAAATTCAATACATTAAAATTATTCCAGACGTTTAAGGGTCTTTGTATTTGTATGATGTTTCCTTCTATAACATGGGTAACAATGTCTCTGTCTAAAACTTTAATTATTCTGTTGTTGAAATCAGCCGATGTTCTTCTTGTGTTGGTGTTATTGCTTATGCAGTAATCAAGAAAGATATCTGATTGCTGTTTTCTGTTTTCCCATAAGGCTTTGGCGTAAGGCGAAGTAACATAGGTCATGTCACTCCAGCCCATGATATCCGGATCAATAATAGGTAGCCAGCTTGGCTTAAACGTACTGTCGTTATTGAATACTACATCCTCCCGGCTATAGTTTGTGAAAGCATAATCTTCAGTTTTCCAAATGCTCCTTAAATAAATGGCCTGCCATTGCTCCATAATTGACAGCGGTGTATTTGTGAGCACGTTTCTCTTGGTATTCCTGAAACCAAAAATTGCTTCAAGATTCGCTGCATTTAACAACTGGTTTGGATTCGCGTTCACCAAGGTCAGATACATTCTATCGGCGGTGAAATTTGGATATACCGGATCATAAAGAGGTATACCAAGTTTATTGGCTAGAGCCTGTGCCGCTTCAATCTTATCAGATTCCGGTTTTGTTGTTACAACATCCCTGAGTTCTTCTAGTGAAGTACCGGCTTCTGTTAAAATGGATTTATAAACCAGCATGAAGAATTGATTCCTTTCAGAATTCAATTTCGCGATCTGCGCAGGCGATAACTGGCCGTTTGCAATTTTTATATCAACTATCTTTTCAAGAACTTCGGTCACTAACCTTACCCTGCAAAATTCATCGTGTAGTGTATTACAGTTCACATTTAAACTGCCAAAGGGCTGTTGAAATAAATCTGAAATAAGACTGACAAAAGAGTTGATGGTTCCGCCGTGTACATATGGGGGTGTTCCATTATGATCAAGGTGTGCCGCTCCATATTTAATCAGATCCATTAAATAAGCAAAAGGACTTATTCCTGATTTGCAATCATCGCATCCGCAGGAGTTCACAGCATTCGCCAACGAGGTTGTAATAAAATTGGAATTAGTCACGGCAGGTATGGCCGGATTGACCATTTTTAAATCGGTCAATAATCCACTCAGCAGGTTCCCAACGAGTTTTTGATTTTGAACTGCTATTTCATGAATTCTGGCGGCCTCGAATAAAGGCATGCTTGAATCTACCACATCGTTGAGAAACTGATCTTTTGGAGTATTTCCAATTCTCTGAAGATCACCATATCCTTCTGCTATGAGATGTTGGTTTTGTGTCGCATCTGCATTGAGGGAAAATAAATCAACGTGACCTTGCAAAGTCTTCAGTTCTTCTTCACCGACTTCGGGAGCAGGAAAACCATTAATATAAGTGATTGGTCCGGCTTGTCTTATCTTATTTGTTGTGGTGAGCCCATTCGATACTAAAAAGTCTTCAAACGATGGCGAAAAAGTAATTCCGCTTATGGTCTGTATATCGGTAATACTTGGCGAGTTATCAGGTTCTGTGGGTGGTACGCCGGGGAGAAGCACGTCATGAACATCTGTATCTCCGGGTTTAACTACAAAATTTCCTGAAAAAATTGGAGGAGTTCCTGAGTTGTCGGTAAACACTTCCAGTAAAACTTTGGTAAAATAAGGTTCCCGGTTTCGTGTAGCTCCAAAGAAATCTTCAAAAGGAGTTCCGGGGCTTCCTAAAGTTCCGGTTGTTATTGTTCCACTACCGGCCGATGGCTCATAAAAACCATCAGAAACAACAGTAAGGTTTTCCGGAAACTCAAATCTTGTAAACTGCAACGTACCCAACAATTCCCACTCACTTGTTGAGTCATTAAATCCAAATACTTGTCCATTTTTATTAATAAAGATTGCTTTCGTGTTGGTGGATAGTGAAATTGCCGGTAGGATCTGGTGAAAATTGCCATCTCCATCTTTAATGTGAAGCGAGTTGTCATGGACAACGATATCCCAAATCAGGGTATATATGCTGGTTGCTGGATCAGCGCCAGTTACTTCAAGATAATTTTCTTCATCTCTTCTGTCAAACGGTCCGGTCACAAAATAATTAATAACGGTTTCGCCTTCCGGTTTTATTACCACCAAAGATTGAACCGGCGAGCTTAATTGTATGTAACCTTCTGTATTAGGGTGTAAAGTCGTTTGAGACTGGGTGGAGCCATCGGGCTCATAAATTGTAAAGTTTGCGATCAGATCGGCTGGTACGGTCTGAGGCACATCCGCAGAATAATGGAGATGAAAAGTAGTTGAGTTCGACACAGGTTTTGAAACCCTGATGGGTGAATTACTATCCGGAACCTTTTGATTATTTATATTTGATACCTCAACCTCAAAGACACCAACATCATTGAATCCCTCATGCAATGTAATTGCGGGTATAGGAACTGTAGGAGTTAATTCGGCCCCGTTAAAATAGATGCTTGCAAAGACCTCATGGATTTTTCCTTCAACTATATAGTCAATTGGACTATCAATTCGTATATCAAAAACAAAATCGCCATTATTGTCTGTAACACCCTTACCCAGGAAAACTGTTCCAAGTGGCGTTTTACGCCAAAGCTGATAACCTATATCGGCCAGATGTAAGGTTTCTGGAGGCACACCGCCGCCAGGAGAGAATAAGCAACTGATTTGTCCTTTTACTCTGAAATTTCTGGTATTCATAAATTGGTGGGTTTAATTTTTTTTAAAGATGTTTAGGCCGGTTAAACCGGTATAATAATTTTAGTTAAACAATTGAAGGTTTTTAATGATGGAAATGGAATTCCTTAATACGAGGCGGAGGAGTCTTTTCATATGATGGGTGAATAATTGCTGTTTTGTGTTTATTTTCTAATACCAAGAGGCAAAGGGCAGGGACAGGATCAAATAGAACTGGAGCGCAATTAAATTAGAGAGAACAAAAGGTCGGAATGAAAAAAGAACGCAGATGAGTGCTTTCAAATAAACGCAAGATTTTTTAGATTAGTGTAATGCTATGTGTACTTAATTATTAACAAATGATCAAGGCGATATTAACCAAAATTAAAAACCCAAGGGATACTCCTTGTTTTTACTTATGACATGTTTAATTTTATTTTGTTAAATAAAATTAGAATTAAAATCTCTCGGATAACTTACAAACTGAAGTCCGGCCTCAATGGAATATTTCAAGAATTCTCCTTTATTTTTAACTCCCACCTTTTTATATATAGCTGTCAAATGTCCTCCTACAGTTTTTTCAGATGTATCAAGCTGTTCGGCAATATCCTTAATTGTTTTGCCTTGGCACATGAGAGAAATTATCCCCAACTCTTTCTTTGTAAATATAAGTTTATAATAATGCCTATCCTTTTTCGCCGGACTCTGGAACAATTCTGGTAAATTCTTCTTATAAATACCTTTGTTGTGTACAACCTTTATTGCTTCAACAAGGATTTCTTTACTATCTTTTTTTGAAACAAAAGCGCAAGCTCCTCGGTTTAACAAGTCTTTAATTAGTTCTTCGTCATGATAAGAGGAAACGATAATCACTTTTAGCTTTGGATATCTATTTCGAATACTGTTCAATGCTTTGCTTCCATTAAGCAATGGCATTTCGAGATCGAGCAGAACAATATCGGGTTTCAAGGTTTCTAAAAGCCTAAGTGCTCCCTCTCCATTCTTTGCGGTATCAAGCGTTCTTATGTATTCGGGTTCAAGCAATGCAACTAAGCCTTTCACGAAGAGAGACTCATCGTCAACAATAACAATATCTATTTGCAGGACGTTCATGAGTAGACACTAAGGTATTGATTTTGATTAATTTTTTGGGCTTATTTTTTTTGTGAATGAAAAAATTAGGACCATAGAGTTCAACACCTTTCGATTTGGTAGAGAAGATCGGTTATGTGCGTTTAGCGATCATGTGAGGTGGGGATTCAATCCTTTTATCTTCTTGTGACTGCTAGAACAGATATTTAAGACTAGCTTTTATTTAGAATATACTTTAAAACAATAGTTATTTTATTCAAATCCTGCTTAAAAGAGTTCAAGAATATATCTGGCTACTCCAACTATCGTGAAGATTGTGAAGGAATAATTTTCTTTCGAGATTAAAGTTAATAAAGCCTCAGCTTATGTTGGGGCTTTATTATTCATTCAAATGGCTGTTCCGATTAATATTAAAAATTTAAATGGCTAAGGGAAAACACTTAGAATAAAAAACAAAGTCGTAAGTTAAAAATTTTCTTTTCACAATTTTTCGAGTTTAATTTATCTTGCTTTTACTTATATTTTGGTCAACGAAATATTGTTGCCGGAAAAAATTGATTATGTTGTTTTTGGAATAACACTTGAAATTTTACCATTCATCCTTTCAATGAGGACACATTGTTTAATTACCCACTTTTTTGATAATTTCATTCTACTCTAACCATAGCCACTTTTCCTCCGTTTACTTCTTGTTTCCATATCTTACGGTCTTCCTTGTCTAGCTTTATTTATTACACAAGGAGGTGTCAGAACATCCATTTCCGTATAGAAAGCAGTAGTTTTTTCATCTCCTTCTAAGATGTAATAAGTCCGGATACAGCCTTTTAATACAAAATAGCCATTGTTTGTTTTTTATCCTTCATCGAGTAAAACCGTTCCGTTCATTTCTTTACTGTATGAAACAAGTCTAATGAAAGTAATGCGTCCTTCTCCTCTTTTGTCAGAGAAATGTATTTTGATATAAAGTCTAATAGTATGTCTTGCATTTTTTTATATTGTTACTCTTGTCTTTTTGACGTTAGGTTATTGAACTCAGGATTCAAATTCTTTAATAGTGTTTTCTGCATGCTTGGTTAAAAATTTATTTCGCTGATCTATTTTCCAAAAAATTGTCGCAACAAAAAACCTGCATAACACCAAGCCCTGTGCCTATGTAATGTGCGCTAAAGTTGGATTGAAAGGTTGCGACTAAACCGGTCGTTTAAAAAGCAGAGAAAATCACAAAATAGTTTAGGTACGTATATCGTTGTTGCGCATGTTGCTGGAAGTATTTCCATGCAATATCAAGGGCTTCTTTATCAGTTATTGAACTATTCATTCATAAATATAGGAAATTGTATTGTAGCTGTAAATTTTGTAAATTCGTTTAGTCATGGATATCTGCAAAATCGAGTATATGGGGAAGTATCGGAATGGTAAGCCAAAGTTCTGGTGCAAGACCCATTTTGCTTTAGCGGATTCGATAGGATTTGAAACGCCAGAGAAATGTAGGAAGCATGACCTTCCCAAGATTAATGAAAACGATAAATATGTTCTTGATCCCAATGAATGGGAAGGCGGAGTTGGTGTGTGGGGTTCGCTTGATCCTGTTTATAACACCTCTCCTCATATTGGACATGATTCAGGAATACATCTTCATACAAGACAGGAAGAAACAGGCGAAAAACAAATTGATTATACTTTTAAAGAAATTGAAGTAATTACACCACAAAAGGACTTATTCGGAAATGAACAACGGATAATGTTAAATACCGAGATTGCCCACGCTTATACGGCATCTATGGTATTTGGCAAAGATATGAAGTGTATTAATTGTCCGAATTGTAACCAACCACATATTGACGCGGATTTTTTTGCTGTTACTTATCATAAGAAACATATGTGTACCTATTGTGGAAAGGATTTCTTAGACACTGAGCGAGGAATTTCCAACCCAGTGATTGAAATACAGAAAATATTCAGAAGTTCATTTAACGACAGAACAATAAAAATTGTGGATCGTGAATTGAATATTCAGCAAAAGGATTATCCTGGAGGAATTCAGATTTGGGGATCGAATCCGGCAATTATTTGGACAGCTAAAAGAAATGAAGAAGCAGGAATCCACGTGCATGTATTTAAAGATAAAGGAGGGACTGAGGCTTTTGCCGATGAAACTTTCGGTAAAGTTAACATAGATGGGATTGAACTCAACGGCACGGAAATCCGAATTTTAATGGTGCAACAATCTTTGACCCATCTTAAAGGGAAAATTTTATCAATTAATTGTCCGAATTGCAATGAGCCGCATACTGATCGTTTGGACAATGCGGTTAGACCGCACGAACACCATTTGTGTGAGTTTTGCAGTACTGAATTTACAACGCCAACAAAGTGCGTGGGTAATCCGATAATTGAAAAGTTGAGGCAATTACAAGCAAACTACGATGCGCTACAGAAATAATCATTTTCGACGTTCTTCGGTAAGAATCCGCCTTTAACTACCATTTCGATATAGCTTACTTGTGCGTCAGTACACTTAATAATGTTTTCGATGACAGCATGCTTAAGAAGTCTTAAGGAACCCATTAAACGAGCATCTGTTATTTCTTTTTGTGCCGCGGTTCTCGCCTTTCTGTCATCGCAGCAAAGTAAAAAACCAGTTTCTACACAGATAGCCGTTGATTCTGTTTCTCCATCGCCTAAACCATAGGTATCAAACAGGTGTGAAAGTAATCCAACACTAATGTTTTGTGTCCAAACAATTAGTTTACCATTAGCAGTGAATTTGTCAACTTCAGTTTTTTGAGACGTTATTTTAGCAACCTCGTAATAAACAGCTTGACTTATGTAATACTTTGTGTTAGCTAAATTCAAAACAGTATCAAGCCTATCGCAGTTCATCAGATTAATTAATGAACAAGCGTCAAGAACTATCTCCTTTGAATCAGCCAATTTTTGAATGATGGTCTAATATTGCGTTAACAGGAATAGAAAGTAAATCTGCAATTTTGCCAATTGAGTATTTCTCTTCTTCAATTAGCGAAACTGCTTTATCAAGAACGAAATTTGGTGCAGCTGGAAAGTACAATGGGTCTCGTGGTGCAACACCGAGAGAATCCGCGCGTTTTTCAGGACTTCCAAAATCTTCTTTTATTTTTTGGGACAAGGTATAGGCCCCCCCCTTTGGAAGCAAACTTAAAGTTTCGCAACGGAAAGCAGCTACATCAAAACTAACACCATAAAATCTGGCAAGATGCACAATTTCCACATCACTCAGTCGTGCTTGCGGATCAATGTGAAAACTGTCTCTTACCTTTTGTATAAATTTTGCAACCCCTTTTTCCGGAAGGAGCAAACAGGATGCGAAAGCGTTTGCAAAGCCCTCGATCTTGAACTTGTCGTCTTTGGGTCTTAGACTTATTTTTTTATCAAAGTAAACATAATCACCTTGTTCATGATGATTCAGAACGTGAGCAAGTTCATGAGCTAATGTAAATAGCATACGACCCTCAAAGCGTGGAGAAACAATTAAAAAAACGTAATCTTTTATTGAGGCGGACGCACCATCGGCGTTAGGACCAAGTTCCTTGACCTTTACAATAAAATTTAATTTATTAGATAAGAGTTCCGGTAGAGAAGTCAATGGATCAAAATGATTTCCGTCAAAATAAACATCGCGGAAAAATGATGCTAATGCATCAGCATTAACGAAAGTGTTTTCAACATGTTTTACGATTGCGCTAAATTTTTCAACTTTAGAAGCATCGGGTTGAAGTTCCAAAACATTATTTACGAAAAAATCAAAGTTGGAAACAACAGATACATCGGCTGCCGCTCCATATTGTTTTCTAAATAATACCTCGTATTGATTTTCCTGCTTGTATTCTTTTAAAAGAAAAGAAATGGGCAGATTTAAAACGTTAGAAATTGCACTTAATTCATTGTATGCTGCTTCAAAACCTTCTATAAGTTCTATTAGTCTTTTTTTTGCGACACCAGACTTCTTCGATAGGAGATCTATACCTAAAGTTGAATTATGAATATAGTGCGAAAGGTTTTTCATTTAACCTCTCTTTATTTCTCTTAGCCAACTATTGAGTAATTCGATTTGCCTTTCATCTAACTTTCTCCAGCGACCGATAACATCAAACGGAATTTTACCTCCTCTTTTCTTAAACACTTCTCTTAAAATATCCATGGTCTCTTTACCTCGCGCGGCTTCGATCTCTTTTTCTTTTTTTAAAATAAGAGGGTTTTTACCAATAATGTAGTTTTCAATTCGCTTTTCAAAATTACCTTCATGATAATCGAATTTATTTTGTTTTCCCTTTTCATCAACGATAATGTTACCAGCAATACTACCATCTTCAAGTAAGCGTTGGCGGTACTGCGGAAACCTATCACGCGCAATCATAGCGTTAATTTTTTCTTGTACTTGAAAACCACCAACCAAATATTGCTTGAATCCTGAAGTACGACCGCTTATAGTAAAGATGTGGTCGTTTATCTCGACAGCACGACGAATCTGCGGCATGCAAGCCCCAAGTGTTGGAGGACTATCAAAAATTGGGTCGGTCATTTCCCAACCTGCACCGGGATCTGCACCGGCAAACATTGTATATATATATCCTTTCATAGCATCAAATATATAATTTTCTTTGAGGTTAAAATTAAGAAGTTTTCAGAATGAAAAAAGGAACAATTTGCCTCCTTTTCCTTAGAATGACAGTGCTGTGTTTTAGCCAGTTAAACTACGAGCCCATATAGTTATATTTAATAGTGGATCCGAAGGGGAATGATCCCTCAGTCTCAGCAGTTTCTTTTATTTATCTGTATTTGGTTACGGTTGGAACCCACCAAGCGTAAATTAATTTTAGTAACTGTTCAGGATTACGGTAAACCAGTTTGCCATTTGCAGGATCACGCACAACAACGTAAACCAATTCTTTTCCGAAAATACCGTCGGTGTAAGATATTCCGCTAAGAACAACCGCATGCCCTACATTTAATCCAGTATTATAAGCAATAATAACTGGAATGTTTGCTTTGAGTAATGTTATTAAAGTTTCAACGTTAGGGGTACCATGATGAGCGGATGTACTTATGCAATGTGTTCTTTTTCTATCCCAACCTGTATACGCACACCAATTTAAATTCTCGGTAATAATATCTACCGGCGCTGGGCAATTTTTGATGTAGCCATTGAAACCAACTCCGCAATAAGAGTGAGCAAAATATTCTTGAGAAATATTTACACCATTATATTTTGCAATCATTTCGATGCAGGCTGCCCAACACCAATTGGTGTCGTTTTGTTTTGCGTA is part of the Bacteroidota bacterium genome and encodes:
- a CDS encoding response regulator transcription factor, with protein sequence MNVLQIDIVIVDDESLFVKGLVALLEPEYIRTLDTAKNGEGALRLLETLKPDIVLLDLEMPLLNGSKALNSIRNRYPKLKVIIVSSYHDEELIKDLLNRGACAFVSKKDSKEILVEAIKVVHNKGIYKKNLPELFQSPAKKDRHYYKLIFTKKELGIISLMCQGKTIKDIAEQLDTSEKTVGGHLTAIYKKVGVKNKGEFLKYSIEAGLQFVSYPRDFNSNFI
- a CDS encoding ImmA/IrrE family metallo-endopeptidase — protein: MKNLSHYIHNSTLGIDLLSKKSGVAKKRLIELIEGFEAAYNELSAISNVLNLPISFLLKEYKQENQYEVLFRKQYGAAADVSVVSNFDFFVNNVLELQPDASKVEKFSAIVKHVENTFVNADALASFFRDVYFDGNHFDPLTSLPELLSNKLNFIVKVKELGPNADGASASIKDYVFLIVSPRFEGRMLFTLAHELAHVLNHHEQGDYVYFDKKISLRPKDDKFKIEGFANAFASCLLLPEKGVAKFIQKVRDSFHIDPQARLSDVEIVHLARFYGVSFDVAAFRCETLSLLPKGGAYTLSQKIKEDFGSPEKRADSLGVAPRDPLYFPAAPNFVLDKAVSLIEEEKYSIGKIADLLSIPVNAILDHHSKIG
- a CDS encoding C39 family peptidase; this translates as MLQTVQNNSPLAFLAPTQYFAGIKSNIMDSVYAKQNDTNWCWAACIEMIAKYNGVNISQEYFAHSYCGVGFNGYIKNCPAPVDIITENLNWCAYTGWDRKRTHCISTSAHHGTPNVETLITLLKANIPVIIAYNTGLNVGHAVVLSGISYTDGIFGKELVYVVVRDPANGKLVYRNPEQLLKLIYAWWVPTVTKYR